One genomic window of Pagrus major chromosome 22, Pma_NU_1.0 includes the following:
- the LOC141017803 gene encoding cholesterol 24-hydroxylase-like, which produces MAVFHMILSWTAQALVFVLFLLFLAFLGYCLYIKHLHMKYDHIPGPPRDSFLFGHSPTFLKVMNEGGIVHDKFLEWAETYGPVYRLNLLHYPIICVSCPEATKEILMSSKYPKDDFLHKRLFNLFGQRFLGNGLVTAKDHELWYKQRRVMDPAFSSLYLRGLMGTFNERAEKLMTELSDLADQKTEAKMLQLVNCVTLDVIAKVAFGVDLDLLSNSSTFPKAIEMCLKGMVYNIRDTFFALKPKNRPFINEVRESCRLLRTTGAQWIQDRKTAMQNGEEVPKDILTQIIKSAGKEESMTQEDEDIMLDNFVTFFIAGQETTANQLAFCIMELARHPDILQKVKQEVDDVIGMKQEISYDDLGQLVYLSQVLKETLRIYPTAPGTSRELRQDMAIDGVHVPGGAIAIFSSYVCGRMDKFFKDPMKFDPDRFHPDAPKPYYCYFPFALGPRSCLGQNFAQMEAKVVMAKLLQRFDFTLVPGQTYDLLDTGTLRPKSGVVCSVRHRTHKQ; this is translated from the exons ATGGCCGTTTTCCATATGATTTTGAGCTGGACCGCTCAAGCGCTCgtgtttgtgttatttctcCTTTTCCTGGCGTTTCTCGGTTACTGCCTGTATATTAAACACCTCCACATGAAGTACGACCACATTCCCGGGCCGCCGAGAGACAG TTTTCTGTTCGGACATTCACCGACGTTTCTGAAAGTCATGAACGAGGGAGGGATTGTGCACGACAAATTCCTGGAATG GGCCGAGACTTATGGGCCTGTTTACAGGTTAAATCTTCTGCATTATCCTATCATCTGTGTGAGCTGTCCAGAGGCAACGAAG GAAATCCTGATGTCCTCAAAGTACCCCAAAGATGATTTCCTCCACAAGAGACTCTTCAACCTGTTTGGTCAAAG GTTCCTCGGTAATGGCCTGGTAACAGCAAAGGACCATGAACTGTGGTATAAACAGCGTAGAGTCATGGACCCAGCGTTCAGCAGCTT GTATTTGAGAGGTCTTATGGGCACCTTCAATGAGAGGGCAGAGAAACTGATGACTGAGCTTTCTGATCTAGCTGATCAGAAAACAGAGGCCAAAATGCTCCAACTAGTCAACTGCGTTACCCTGGATGTGATTGCTAAG GTTGCGTTCGGTGTGGATTTAGACCTGCTGAGCAACAGTTCAACTTTCCCCAAAGCCATTGAGATGTGTCTGAAAGGGATGGTGTACAATATCAGAGACACCTTTTTTGCA TTGAAGCCAAAGAACCGACCATTCATTAATGAAGTGAGGGAGTCTTGCCGCCTGCTGCGCACAACAGGAGCACAGTGGATTCAGGACAGAAAGACTGCCATGCAGAACGGGGAGGAAGTCCCCAAGGACATCCTCACGCAGATCATCAAAAGTGCTGGCAAAG AGGAAAGCATGACTCAGGAGGATGAAGATATCATGTTGGAcaattttgtgacatttttcattGCGG GTCAGGAAACAACCGCCAATCAACTGGCTTTTTGCATCATGGAGCTTGCGAGACACCCTGACATACTGCAGAA AGTGAAGCAGGAGGTGGATGATGTCATCGGGATGAAACAGGAGATCAGTTATGACGATCTGGGACAACTGGTCTACCTCTCACAG GTGCTAAAAGAGACTCTGAGGATTTACCCCACAGCTCCAGGGACATCTCGTGAGCTACGACAAGACATGGCCATTGATGGTGTCCACGTTCCCGGAGGAGCCATAGCCATA tttagcagctacgTGTGTGGACGAATGGATAAATTCTTCAAGGACCCCATGAAATTCGATCCGGACAGATTTCACCCAGATGCTCCCAA GCCTTATTACTGCTACTTCCCCTTTGCCCTCGGTCCACGCTCATGCTTGGGGCAGAACTTTGCTCAG ATGGAGGCTAAAGTGGTGATGGCCAAGCTGCTCCAGAGGTTTGACTTCACCCTCGTGCCGGGACAGACCTACGACCTCCTGGACACTGGCACGCTCCGGCCGAAGAGTGGAGTGGTGTGCTCCGTCAGACACAGGACCCACAAGCAATGA